The following proteins come from a genomic window of Iamia sp. SCSIO 61187:
- the dapA gene encoding 4-hydroxy-tetrahydrodipicolinate synthase, with amino-acid sequence MARFGRVLTAMATPFAPDGSLDAKAAGELARWLVDHGNEGLVVAGTTGESPVLSDEERIELFRAVRAAVDVPLVAGTTTNDTAHSVELTRAAAEVGVDAVLAVTPYYNKPPQSGLVAHFEAVAAASDLPVMLYDVPGRTGRKIATDTILGLARDVPTIVALKDAGGDPAETGRLIAAAPAGFEVYSGDEPLTLAFLAYGAVGVVGVASHWTAALQVDMFFAFEAGDTAGARAVNARLLPSYAYMNSETCVFSQAVKVMMAELGVPIGECRLPLGPAPEGTAAAARAVARDLRLLV; translated from the coding sequence ATGGCGCGCTTCGGACGAGTCCTGACCGCGATGGCGACGCCGTTCGCCCCCGACGGCTCGCTCGACGCCAAGGCGGCCGGTGAGCTGGCCCGCTGGCTGGTCGACCACGGCAACGAGGGCCTGGTCGTCGCCGGGACCACCGGCGAGAGCCCGGTCCTCAGCGACGAGGAGCGGATCGAGCTGTTCCGGGCCGTGCGCGCCGCCGTCGACGTCCCCCTCGTCGCCGGCACGACCACCAACGACACCGCCCACAGCGTGGAGCTCACGCGGGCCGCGGCCGAGGTCGGCGTGGACGCCGTCCTCGCCGTGACGCCGTACTACAACAAGCCGCCGCAGAGCGGCCTGGTCGCCCACTTCGAGGCCGTGGCCGCGGCGTCGGACCTGCCGGTGATGCTCTACGACGTCCCCGGCCGGACCGGGCGCAAGATCGCCACCGACACCATCCTCGGGCTGGCCCGCGACGTGCCCACCATCGTCGCCCTGAAGGACGCGGGCGGCGACCCGGCCGAGACCGGCCGGCTGATCGCCGCCGCCCCGGCCGGGTTCGAGGTCTACAGCGGGGACGAGCCCCTCACCCTCGCCTTCCTGGCCTACGGCGCCGTCGGCGTCGTGGGCGTGGCCAGCCACTGGACCGCGGCGCTCCAGGTCGACATGTTCTTCGCCTTCGAGGCCGGCGACACCGCCGGGGCCCGGGCCGTCAACGCCCGGCTCCTGCCCAGCTACGCCTACATGAACAGCGAGACCTGCGTGTTCTCCCAGGCCGTCAAGGTGATGATGGCCGAGCTGGGTGTGCCCATCGGCGAGTGCCGGCTGCCCCTCGGGCCGGCCCCCGAGGGCACCGCCGCGGCGGCGCGCGCCGTCGCCCGCGACCTGCGCCTGCTCGTCTAG